A stretch of the Vigna radiata var. radiata cultivar VC1973A chromosome 7, Vradiata_ver6, whole genome shotgun sequence genome encodes the following:
- the LOC106767074 gene encoding protein SRC2, with protein sequence MEHRTLELSLGSAKDLKNVNLFSRMDVYAVVSLSGVQKIKTPVDRNGGTNPTWKVTEKFTIDESLARQNRLTIEIKLRCERSLSADKEIGQVLVPIRELLDQPGDGKAFQHVSYQVRKPSGKPKGSFSFSYRFSEKFTAPGVASAPSAPVLSVAPKTEPVTAYPAPAVGSTSASYPVVYPPPQQPQYAGGYGYPPPPQAAYGYAPQAAYGYAPQPGYGYPPAAAPAQGARKNKFGMGLGAGLLGGALGGLLIGDMISDVGSYDAGYDAGFGDAGGFDF encoded by the coding sequence ATGGAACACAGAACGCTGGAACTCAGCCTCGGATCGGCGAAGGATCTGAAAAACGTGAATCTTTTTTCCAGGATGGACGTGTACGCCGTCGTTTCGCTCTCCGGCGTCCAAAAGATCAAGACTCCCGTCGACAGAAACGGCGGCACCAACCCCACGTGGAAAGTTACCGAGAAGTTCACCATCGACGAATCGCTCGCGCGCCAGAACCGCTTGACCATCGAAATCAAGCTCCGCTGCGAACGCAGCCTATCCGCTGACAAAGAAATCGGCCAGGTCCTCGTCCCCATCAGGGAGCTCCTCGACCAACCCGGTGATGGAAAAGCCTTCCAGCATGTCAGTTACCAGGTCAGAAAACCCTCCGGCAAACCCAAAGGATCGTTTAGTTTTTCTTACAGATTTAGCGAAAAATTCACTGCGCCCGGGGTAGCGTCAGCGCCGTCAGCGCCTGTGCTTTCGGTTGCTCCCAAGACGGAGCCGGTGACGGCTTATCCTGCTCCCGCGGTGGGGTCCACTTCTGCCTCGTATCCCGTCGTGTATCCTCCTCCCCAGCAGCCACAATATGCGGGCGGATATGGGTACCCTCCGCCGCCACAGGCGGCATATGGGTACGCTCCACAAGCGGCTTACGGGTATGCGCCGCAACCCGGGTACGGTTACCCTCCTGCTGCTGCTCCGGCTCAAGGAGCTCGGAAGAACAAATTTGGAATGGGATTGGGAGCGGGTTTGCTTGGTGGAGCGTTGGGTGGGCTTCTGATCGGAGACATGATATCTGATGTAGGTTCTTACGATGCTGGCTATGACGCTGGTTTTGGAGATGCCGgtggatttgatttttaa